The Garra rufa chromosome 18, GarRuf1.0, whole genome shotgun sequence genome window below encodes:
- the LOC141291536 gene encoding uncharacterized protein → MREINGTKQKKQEENLSVILADTLKGLEKLEPFLDAMEKLTLTSRHVFSKKIFLLRGKSPESVQSVINAARIDAPILILFKRNAETFFQPLLHNVDVMVFQLNIYIDKTEHLCRRIRQNLKMDGLRSVQLILNVSENAMYQMHDHLIQLCQIREDQDIRVAFLFQENAEKFIDVYSERRFRMWEFLSDLEDAAVHLDRMKIGASISSVAGSSVGILGRVLSFTGIHVSNKSSLGLTLAGVSLEGLSSLVKGLTELFVNSHHMHNVQESLKRYTDDVEMILECKDKAASFKWPLIGHRDDSNMKVLNSSKDIVGSIVDVTEASSEYKKGEIAEKDSSTKAVNISTTGTLISLDIRNICKESASLAKGSKSETSQYIQSRAVLWKSEMETWEKIYDSLRKAVNTITETQDILEKPFLPNLK, encoded by the exons ATGAGAGAAATCAACGGTACAAAGCAGAAGAAACAGGAGGAGAATCTCAGCGTCATCCTCGCTGACACATTAAAGGGGCTGGAAAAACTTGAGCCCTTCCTGGATGCAATGGAGAAGCTAACTCTGACCTCACGCCACGTCTTCAGCAAAAAGATCTTCCTGCTGAGGGGAAAGAGCCCTGAAAGTGTGCAGTCAGTCATTAATGCTGCCAGAATAGATGCCCCTATCCTcatcctctttaaaagaaatgcAGAAACCTTCTTCCAGCCTCTACTCCATAACGTGGATGTCATGGTCTTTCAGCTAAATATATACATAGACAAAACAGAACATCTTTGTAGGAGAATAAGACAAAA TTTGAAGATGGATGGGCTGCGTTCAGTGCAGCTGATTTTGAATGTAAGTGAGAACGCCATGTATCAGATGCATGATCATTTGATCCAGCTGTGTCAAATCAG GGAGGACCAGGACATTCGGGTGGCGTTCCTCTTTCAGGAAAATGCTGAGAAATTCATTGATGTGTATAGTGAACGTCGCTTTAGAATGTGGGAGTTCCTGTCAGATCTGGAGGACGCGGCAGTTCATCTGGACAGGATGAAGATAGGGGCCAGTATATCCAGTGTGGCTGGTAGTTCAGTGGGGATATTAGGGCGTGTCTTGTCTTTTACTGGAATCCATGTCAGTAACAAATCATCACTGGGTCTTACTCTGGCAGGGGTCAGTCTGGAGGGCCTCAGTAGTCTTGTAAAAGGGCTCACTGAATTGTTTGTGAATTCTCACCATATGCACAATGTGCAAGAGAGTTTGAAGAGATACACAGACGATGTGGAAATGATTTTGGAGTGTAAGGATAAAGCAGCCAGCTTTAAATGGCCCTTAATAGGGCACAGAGATGATAGTAATATGAAAGTGTTAAACAGTTCTAAAGATATTGTAGGAAGTATTGTAGATGTGACGGAAGCGTCTTCAGAATATAAAAAAGGGGAAATAGCAGAAAAGGATAGCTCTACTAAAGCTGTAAATATCAGCACAACTGGAACCTTAATTAGCTTGGATATCCGTAATATTTGCAAAGAAAGCGCAAGTCTGGCGAAAGGGAGCAAGTCTGAGACCTCTCAGTATATCCAGTCCAGGGCAGTGCTGTGGAAATCTGAAATGGAGACATGGGAGAAGATTTATGATTCCTTACGGAAAGCTGTCAACACAATTACGGAGACCCAGGACATTTTGGAAAAACCTTTTCTTCCTAACTTGAAGTAA